A region from the Palaeococcus ferrophilus DSM 13482 genome encodes:
- a CDS encoding glycine C-acetyltransferase gives MAKLDWIREELQELKDKGLYVTIRKLESAQGPWVVVDGKKVLNMCSNNYLGLAAHPEIRYAAIRAILDYGVGAGAVRTIAGTMELHVELEEKLAKFKKREAAILLQSGYNANLGAISALLKKGEDGVFISEELNHASIIDGMRLSGAPKVIYKHLDMEDLEKRLKENKDKKKKIIVSDGVFSMDGDLAKLPEMAELAEQYDAIIYIDDAHGEGVLGDSGRGIVDHFNLHDRVDFEMGTLSKAFGVIGGYVAGPEEAIDYLRQRARPFLFSSAPNPPDVAAAIAAVEILQRSDELVRKLWDNTHFLQNGLRELGYDLGGTKHPITPVMLYDEKRAQEFSRRLYEEYNIFAQAIVYPTVPLGTARIRLEPSAGHSKEDLQYVLDAFEDLGKKTGFLK, from the coding sequence ATGGCGAAACTGGACTGGATTAGGGAAGAGCTCCAGGAGCTTAAGGACAAGGGGCTCTACGTGACCATAAGGAAGCTCGAAAGCGCCCAGGGCCCGTGGGTCGTCGTTGACGGCAAGAAGGTCCTCAACATGTGCTCGAACAACTACCTCGGCTTGGCCGCCCATCCCGAGATAAGGTACGCGGCCATAAGGGCCATTCTCGACTACGGTGTTGGAGCGGGGGCCGTCAGGACTATCGCCGGAACGATGGAGCTCCACGTGGAGCTCGAGGAGAAGTTGGCCAAGTTCAAGAAGCGCGAAGCGGCCATTCTTCTCCAGAGCGGCTACAACGCCAACCTTGGAGCTATAAGCGCGCTCCTCAAGAAGGGTGAGGATGGAGTCTTCATAAGTGAGGAGCTCAACCACGCGAGCATCATAGACGGAATGCGCCTCAGTGGGGCGCCAAAGGTTATCTACAAGCACCTCGACATGGAGGACCTCGAGAAGAGGCTTAAGGAGAACAAGGACAAGAAGAAGAAAATCATCGTGAGTGATGGCGTCTTCTCGATGGACGGTGACCTCGCGAAGCTCCCGGAGATGGCCGAGTTAGCGGAACAGTACGACGCGATAATCTACATTGACGACGCCCACGGTGAGGGTGTCCTCGGTGACAGCGGTAGAGGTATCGTTGACCACTTCAACCTCCACGACAGGGTTGACTTCGAGATGGGAACCCTAAGCAAGGCCTTCGGTGTCATAGGCGGCTACGTTGCCGGTCCAGAGGAGGCCATTGACTACCTCCGCCAGAGGGCCAGGCCGTTCCTCTTCTCAAGCGCGCCCAACCCGCCTGATGTTGCAGCGGCTATAGCGGCCGTTGAGATCCTCCAGAGGAGCGACGAGCTCGTCAGGAAGCTCTGGGACAACACCCACTTCCTCCAGAACGGCTTGAGAGAGCTCGGCTACGACCTCGGAGGAACCAAGCACCCGATCACGCCGGTCATGCTCTACGACGAGAAGCGCGCCCAGGAGTTCTCAAGGCGCTTATACGAGGAGTACAACATCTTCGCCCAGGCGATCGTCTATCCAACCGTCCCGCTCGGAACTGCCCGCATAAGGCTCGAACCTTCCGCCGGCCACAGCAAGGAGGACCTCCAGTACGTGCTCGACGCCTTCGAGGACCTCGGAAAGAAGACGGGCTTTTTGAAGTGA
- a CDS encoding phosphoenolpyruvate carboxykinase (GTP), translating into MNALEKLEELLEPEQFEKVKAIDNPELHAFLAEWIEWLEPDRVFVCTDREEDEAYVRWKALYYGEEKMLETLNHTVHYDNYYDQARDKANTAILTPGGKKLPYINTKDRDEGLREIRELMRGVMKGKELFVCFFVLGPKNSIFTIPAVQLTDSAYVAHSEFILYRKGYEEFKRLGRSARFFRFVHSAGELDERKTSKNLEDRRIYIDLEDETVYSVNTQYGGNTIGLKKLAFRLTIKRAVEEGWLSEHMFLMRVNGPHGRKTYFTGAYPSMCGKTSTAMISWENIVGDDLTFTLPVNGVARGANVEKGVFGIIQGVNPEDDPIIWGILHSPVEIIFSNVLVKDGKPYWNDMGVPIPDEGENHSGKWWRGKKDKEGNEIPPSHKNARFTVSLEHFPNADLEALENPCGVEIGGMIFGGRDADTWPPVREAFDWKHGVITMGASLESETTAATLGKEGVRAFNPMAILDFMSVHLGDYIRNYLDFEKRVRKTPKIFAVNYFLRENGEWLNHKLDKAVWLKWMELRVHGDVDAIETPIGYIPKYKDLARLFKEVLNKEYTKDDYEMQFKIRVPELLAKIDRIEEIYRKLEDVPEELFNVLEEERQRLLGAREKYGDYISPFQLE; encoded by the coding sequence ATGAACGCTCTCGAAAAGCTTGAGGAACTCCTTGAACCGGAGCAGTTCGAGAAGGTTAAGGCCATAGACAATCCCGAGCTTCACGCTTTTTTAGCCGAATGGATTGAGTGGTTAGAACCAGATAGGGTCTTCGTCTGCACCGATAGGGAAGAGGACGAGGCCTACGTTAGGTGGAAGGCCCTCTACTACGGGGAGGAAAAGATGCTCGAGACCCTCAACCACACCGTTCACTACGACAACTACTACGACCAGGCAAGGGATAAAGCGAACACCGCCATCCTCACCCCCGGCGGGAAGAAGCTCCCCTACATCAACACAAAGGACCGCGATGAGGGCCTTAGGGAGATACGCGAGCTGATGAGGGGCGTTATGAAGGGCAAAGAACTGTTTGTCTGCTTCTTCGTTCTCGGGCCGAAAAACTCGATATTCACGATTCCCGCAGTTCAGCTCACCGATTCGGCTTATGTGGCTCATTCAGAGTTCATCCTCTACAGAAAGGGCTACGAGGAGTTCAAGCGCTTGGGCAGGAGCGCGAGGTTCTTCCGCTTTGTACACTCAGCTGGAGAGCTCGACGAGAGGAAGACAAGCAAGAACCTCGAGGATAGGAGGATATACATAGACCTCGAGGATGAAACCGTTTACTCCGTCAACACCCAGTACGGCGGCAACACGATTGGCTTGAAGAAGCTTGCATTCCGCCTTACGATCAAGAGGGCGGTTGAAGAGGGCTGGCTAAGCGAGCACATGTTTCTGATGAGGGTTAACGGCCCGCACGGCAGGAAGACCTACTTCACCGGAGCCTACCCGAGCATGTGCGGAAAGACCTCAACTGCCATGATAAGCTGGGAGAACATAGTGGGCGACGACCTAACGTTCACCCTTCCCGTGAACGGGGTAGCGAGGGGGGCGAACGTCGAGAAGGGAGTCTTTGGAATCATTCAGGGTGTGAATCCGGAGGACGACCCCATAATCTGGGGGATTCTTCACTCCCCCGTCGAGATAATCTTTTCGAACGTCCTCGTCAAGGACGGAAAGCCCTACTGGAACGACATGGGTGTTCCAATCCCCGACGAGGGCGAGAACCACAGCGGAAAGTGGTGGCGCGGAAAAAAAGACAAAGAGGGCAACGAGATACCGCCGAGCCACAAGAACGCGCGCTTTACCGTTTCGCTCGAACACTTCCCCAACGCCGACCTCGAGGCCCTTGAGAACCCGTGCGGCGTTGAGATTGGCGGCATGATATTCGGAGGCAGAGATGCCGACACCTGGCCGCCGGTGAGAGAAGCGTTCGACTGGAAGCACGGTGTTATAACGATGGGCGCCTCGCTTGAGAGCGAGACCACCGCGGCAACCCTCGGCAAGGAGGGGGTTAGGGCCTTCAACCCGATGGCCATCCTCGACTTCATGAGCGTTCACCTCGGCGACTACATAAGGAACTACCTCGACTTCGAGAAGCGCGTTAGAAAGACGCCGAAGATATTTGCCGTTAACTACTTCCTCCGCGAGAACGGCGAGTGGCTCAACCACAAACTCGACAAAGCTGTCTGGCTCAAGTGGATGGAGCTTCGCGTGCACGGAGACGTTGATGCAATAGAAACCCCAATTGGCTACATTCCGAAGTACAAGGATCTCGCTAGGCTCTTCAAAGAGGTTCTCAACAAGGAGTATACTAAGGATGACTACGAGATGCAGTTCAAGATAAGGGTTCCGGAGCTGTTAGCGAAGATAGACAGAATCGAGGAAATCTACAGGAAGCTTGAGGACGTTCCCGAGGAGCTGTTCAATGTCCTTGAGGAGGAAAGACAGAGGCTCCTTGGGGCCAGGGAGAAGTACGGGGATTATATCTCCCCGTTCCAACTCGAGTGA
- the tdh gene encoding L-threonine 3-dehydrogenase, with protein sequence MAEKMPAIVKTKPAYGAELVEVDVPKPGPGEVLIRVLATSICGTDLHIYEWNEWAQSRIKPPQIMGHEVAGEVVEVGPGVDTLEVGDYISAETHIVCGKCYACQRGQYHVCQNTKIFGVDMDGVFATYAIVPAQNAWKNPKGMKPEYATLQEPLGNAVDTVLSGPIAGRSTLITGAGPLGLLGITVAKASGAYPVIVSEPSEFRRELAKKVGADYVVNPIEEDPVKFVMDVTDGKGVDVFLEFSGAPKALEQGLKAVTPAGRVSLLGLFPREVTFDINNLVIFKALEVHGITGRHIWNTWITVSRLIQSGKLNLDPIITHKYRGFDDFEEAFELMRAGKTGKVVFFPKE encoded by the coding sequence ATGGCTGAGAAGATGCCCGCAATCGTTAAGACTAAGCCCGCTTACGGTGCCGAGCTTGTTGAGGTTGACGTTCCAAAGCCCGGGCCTGGGGAGGTTCTCATAAGGGTTCTCGCGACCAGCATCTGCGGAACCGACCTCCACATCTACGAGTGGAACGAGTGGGCCCAGAGCAGGATTAAGCCGCCCCAGATAATGGGGCACGAGGTTGCCGGAGAGGTCGTTGAAGTCGGCCCTGGCGTTGACACACTCGAGGTTGGTGACTACATAAGCGCCGAGACCCATATAGTGTGCGGCAAGTGCTACGCGTGCCAGCGCGGCCAGTACCACGTCTGCCAGAACACGAAGATATTCGGTGTGGACATGGACGGCGTCTTCGCCACCTACGCCATAGTGCCAGCCCAGAACGCATGGAAGAACCCCAAGGGCATGAAGCCCGAGTACGCGACCCTCCAGGAGCCCCTTGGAAACGCGGTTGATACCGTTCTCTCGGGCCCGATTGCCGGAAGGAGCACCCTAATAACAGGAGCAGGCCCACTGGGCCTCCTTGGAATAACCGTGGCCAAGGCGAGCGGCGCTTATCCGGTCATCGTCAGCGAGCCGAGCGAGTTCAGGAGGGAACTGGCCAAGAAGGTGGGTGCTGACTACGTGGTGAACCCCATAGAGGAGGACCCCGTGAAGTTCGTTATGGACGTCACCGACGGCAAGGGTGTGGACGTCTTCCTCGAGTTCAGTGGGGCGCCGAAGGCACTTGAGCAGGGCCTCAAGGCGGTAACCCCCGCGGGGAGGGTTTCACTCCTCGGCCTCTTCCCGAGGGAGGTAACCTTTGACATCAACAACCTCGTGATATTCAAGGCCCTCGAGGTTCACGGCATAACTGGAAGGCACATATGGAACACGTGGATAACCGTCTCGAGGCTCATCCAGAGCGGCAAGCTCAACCTCGACCCCATAATCACCCACAAGTACAGGGGCTTCGACGACTTCGAGGAGGCCTTCGAGCTCATGCGCGCTGGGAAGACGGGTAAGGTCGTGTTCTTCCCCAAAGAATGA
- a CDS encoding phosphohexomutase domain-containing protein, translated as MELYSSEKFKPEELALIGRAIGTVVHGTLIVGRDGRSISRYGKRAMTVGILSAGTTAMDVRLIPLVVLKDFAHMKGLPLAYVYYNDGVRVEISGMDLDEVKAILDTKNFVEAQPNDIGATVYYPNALDDFLHDLFRYYKFTVDGKVLVDCMNTPAVLLFPRLSEHFGFEADVINDMMTSYVPPKPKEVFLQRLKKGDYRFGLRFKPEGIIEFYGSEKKVFTSTWKLFDYLKSIFG; from the coding sequence ATGGAGCTTTATTCATCCGAGAAGTTCAAGCCTGAAGAGCTCGCTCTCATAGGCAGGGCCATCGGAACAGTGGTTCACGGCACGCTGATAGTCGGGAGGGACGGGCGCTCGATATCCCGCTACGGTAAAAGGGCGATGACCGTGGGGATCCTCAGCGCCGGAACCACCGCCATGGACGTAAGACTCATCCCGCTTGTCGTGCTCAAGGATTTCGCCCACATGAAGGGGCTCCCTCTGGCGTACGTTTACTACAACGACGGTGTTAGGGTGGAGATAAGCGGAATGGATCTGGACGAGGTCAAGGCCATCCTCGACACCAAGAACTTCGTCGAGGCACAGCCCAACGACATAGGCGCCACCGTGTACTACCCCAACGCCCTCGACGACTTTCTCCATGACCTGTTCAGGTATTACAAGTTCACCGTGGACGGGAAGGTTCTCGTGGACTGCATGAACACTCCAGCGGTACTCCTCTTCCCGAGGCTTAGCGAGCACTTCGGCTTTGAGGCGGACGTGATAAACGACATGATGACGAGCTACGTGCCGCCCAAGCCAAAGGAGGTCTTTCTCCAGAGGCTCAAGAAGGGAGACTATCGCTTTGGGCTCCGCTTCAAGCCGGAGGGCATTATAGAGTTCTACGGGAGCGAGAAAAAGGTCTTCACGAGCACCTGGAAGCTCTTTGACTATCTAAAGTCTATTTTCGGGTGA
- the tmk gene encoding dTMP kinase, which produces MFFIVLEGIDGAGKSTQAKLLAKWFNKRGYEVVLTKEPTDTAFGKLIRKLVLTGGKEGIIDGARISHEAEALLFAADRAEHVKKLIKPSLEAGKVVISDRYFYSSLAYQWARGLDLDWLIDLNRFAIRPHLTILLDLPVKESMKRINGRSIKTEFDKIAELQRKVRENYLTLAKRFEEVRIINALASVEDIHRDIVSLVEHELLNKGAMMSVSHAD; this is translated from the coding sequence ATGTTCTTCATAGTGCTTGAGGGCATAGACGGGGCGGGTAAATCAACGCAGGCAAAGCTTCTAGCGAAGTGGTTTAACAAGAGGGGCTACGAAGTTGTTCTGACAAAGGAACCCACGGACACAGCATTTGGAAAGCTGATAAGAAAGCTCGTACTGACGGGTGGAAAGGAGGGAATTATAGACGGGGCTCGAATAAGTCACGAGGCGGAGGCCCTTCTATTCGCCGCCGACAGGGCCGAACACGTCAAAAAGCTCATAAAGCCGTCACTCGAGGCAGGCAAGGTCGTCATCTCCGATAGGTATTTCTATTCGTCGCTCGCCTACCAGTGGGCGAGGGGCCTCGACCTCGACTGGCTCATAGACCTCAACCGCTTTGCGATAAGGCCGCACCTCACCATCCTCCTCGACCTTCCCGTTAAGGAGAGCATGAAGCGTATAAACGGAAGGAGCATAAAGACGGAGTTCGATAAGATAGCGGAACTCCAGAGAAAGGTGCGCGAGAACTACCTCACGCTCGCAAAGCGCTTCGAGGAGGTCAGGATAATAAACGCCCTCGCGAGCGTTGAGGACATCCACAGGGACATTGTATCCCTCGTTGAACACGAACTTTTGAACAAAGGTGCGATGATGAGCGTTAGCCACGCGGATTGA
- a CDS encoding PEGA domain-containing protein: MSQRIFILLFLVTILFGSNVPRLGMASPEGGVRYVITIDNTSEVLTVEAYFSGVDDSQLTFTLRAADYFERKGVPLTVTLLETDGNVLEKEKYGWTIQPNGDSVYLKYKIEGYTLERIAGVPGDIKHSGVSTTMAILNMEAILAVPYDKRSYRLIDEYLRKPATVEFNIPDNWETFAPFHVSSSNVIRVNMVYDILRSFIEMGEVSIKYTGEFYGVKTNYVLFKRPNLPRNAPNRPAQMPYLFSDMDRRKEAERLMRDTAHHFHVLSQLLDYVPAEEITITPAASGWIYGRGWWQIDDGFRQDQIAHHVVHEWCPPVIIISQSLNGATWVFCEGPAVYYGFKLAYNYTHDRRFLGKYYALYLMYKRGIQERLSSGNDPLYQPTLSYGYTPLLLWYFDEEIRKQTDNQSSLDTVFRYLVRTPYKDINVDEFITAIKESTGVDFSEFYYNHAIVDFSLPLDAYAEKYRDDFAYLLDFQRKNNEAPDILYYALLEMEAKYGNPDLMPILPHSYLKGDYLVTGPRYLSFIRELASNYPLTESKFVEILNKYTEGRSSDFFEFYTKYGPRPPSIESLNLWITGDYSRLVRKSVYIDTLINRLARVVPKDSEYYNLLATANSSYLRGIAFLDTNKFNEAEEKFNESIRALDELYALDLDNDGARDVSKLFLGLSTASHDSDGDGTPDKDEVAGKFSVDGVGDEWEGHGVAKRLSVTWGSREYVKDARLYRDGAYIYGKIELSKPVYDIERYAIVFRLDFDGDWGTFDDTVFFPLFTEFSFWGTEFNYGGPYYTWGCMNEYEVIHNNTIEFRIPVKTVEEYYDYFSSYIPNVSSSIPASIVFVKLDAYLNTDWGKTAGMDFNLELNPATLSITSDPSEAEVYVNGAYGGVTPLTLTLDPGTYQIKLSKEDYEDYTTTVTLKPGENRELSVTLTPAFGHLTVYSDPPGADVYVDGAFVGATPLEDYKLSTGQHELKVVKEGYEEYSTNITITAGKTFSTTSQLKPIPTTTTTTSKPIHTTTTTTTTPAHTSTATARTTTTPQTVSSEASSVPMTDSNPEPTNTESTGSICGPGAILSAAILALMLRGKK; this comes from the coding sequence ATGAGCCAGAGAATATTTATCCTGCTGTTCCTTGTTACAATTCTATTTGGAAGCAATGTCCCGCGTTTAGGGATGGCTTCGCCGGAAGGGGGCGTACGCTACGTTATCACAATTGACAACACCAGTGAAGTCCTTACAGTTGAAGCGTACTTCTCAGGTGTTGATGACTCACAGCTAACCTTCACACTTCGCGCGGCAGACTACTTTGAAAGGAAAGGAGTGCCATTAACCGTCACATTGCTGGAGACCGACGGTAATGTTTTGGAGAAGGAGAAGTATGGATGGACAATACAACCAAATGGGGATTCCGTGTACCTGAAATACAAAATCGAGGGGTATACTCTGGAGAGAATAGCAGGGGTTCCAGGGGATATCAAACATAGCGGAGTCAGTACCACAATGGCCATACTTAACATGGAGGCGATACTTGCCGTCCCGTACGACAAAAGGAGCTACCGGCTCATAGATGAATACTTAAGAAAACCTGCCACTGTAGAGTTCAATATACCCGATAACTGGGAGACTTTTGCTCCCTTCCACGTGAGCAGTTCGAACGTGATCAGAGTGAACATGGTTTATGACATCCTGCGATCCTTCATTGAAATGGGAGAAGTTTCGATTAAGTACACCGGAGAATTTTATGGAGTTAAAACAAATTATGTGCTCTTCAAACGCCCCAACCTCCCGAGAAACGCCCCCAATAGGCCCGCTCAAATGCCGTATTTGTTTAGTGATATGGACAGGAGAAAAGAGGCGGAGAGATTAATGCGGGATACTGCACACCACTTCCACGTGCTCTCTCAACTTCTTGATTACGTCCCCGCCGAAGAGATAACAATTACGCCAGCGGCCAGCGGTTGGATCTATGGAAGAGGTTGGTGGCAGATAGATGATGGGTTTAGGCAGGATCAAATTGCCCATCATGTTGTCCACGAGTGGTGTCCTCCAGTAATTATCATATCACAGTCCCTGAATGGTGCGACATGGGTTTTCTGTGAGGGGCCTGCCGTGTATTATGGGTTCAAACTGGCATATAATTACACTCACGATAGGCGATTTTTGGGAAAATACTATGCGTTGTACCTTATGTACAAAAGAGGGATTCAAGAGAGGCTTAGTAGTGGGAATGATCCCCTCTACCAGCCTACGTTAAGTTATGGGTATACCCCACTACTGCTCTGGTATTTTGATGAAGAGATCAGGAAGCAAACCGATAACCAGAGCAGTCTGGATACGGTATTTCGGTATCTAGTCCGCACTCCTTACAAGGACATAAACGTTGACGAGTTCATTACGGCCATCAAAGAGTCAACGGGGGTGGATTTTTCCGAATTCTATTACAACCATGCAATAGTTGATTTTAGCCTGCCGCTGGACGCCTACGCCGAGAAATACAGGGACGATTTCGCCTACTTGCTTGACTTTCAGAGAAAAAACAATGAGGCCCCAGATATCCTGTATTATGCGCTCCTCGAAATGGAAGCAAAGTATGGAAACCCAGACTTGATGCCAATTCTGCCCCACTCTTATCTAAAAGGGGACTACCTAGTAACGGGCCCAAGGTATCTCAGCTTCATAAGGGAGCTAGCAAGCAATTATCCTTTAACGGAGTCCAAGTTCGTTGAGATATTGAACAAGTACACGGAGGGCAGATCCTCTGATTTCTTCGAGTTCTACACCAAATACGGCCCACGGCCGCCCAGTATAGAGTCGCTCAACCTGTGGATTACCGGGGACTACAGCAGGCTCGTCCGGAAAAGCGTGTACATTGACACTCTGATCAATAGGCTGGCCCGAGTAGTGCCAAAAGACTCCGAGTACTACAATCTCCTCGCAACTGCAAATTCAAGTTATCTGAGGGGAATAGCGTTCCTCGACACCAATAAGTTCAACGAGGCGGAGGAAAAGTTTAACGAGAGTATCCGAGCCCTCGACGAGTTATATGCCTTAGATTTGGACAACGACGGTGCTAGAGACGTTTCAAAGTTGTTCCTTGGACTCAGCACAGCCTCCCATGACTCCGATGGGGACGGAACTCCCGATAAGGACGAGGTTGCAGGGAAGTTCTCGGTGGATGGTGTTGGGGACGAGTGGGAGGGTCATGGGGTGGCGAAAAGGCTTAGCGTAACGTGGGGTTCCAGGGAGTACGTTAAGGACGCGAGGCTCTACAGGGACGGCGCTTACATCTACGGAAAAATCGAGCTTTCAAAACCCGTTTACGATATCGAACGGTATGCCATCGTATTCCGTTTGGACTTTGACGGTGACTGGGGTACGTTTGATGATACGGTGTTCTTTCCATTGTTCACCGAGTTCTCCTTCTGGGGGACTGAATTCAATTATGGGGGGCCGTACTACACTTGGGGGTGCATGAACGAGTACGAGGTTATCCACAATAACACGATCGAGTTCAGGATCCCAGTAAAAACCGTCGAGGAGTACTACGACTATTTCTCATCATACATCCCCAACGTATCCTCTAGCATCCCTGCATCTATTGTGTTTGTCAAATTGGACGCCTATCTGAATACCGATTGGGGCAAAACCGCGGGGATGGATTTCAATTTGGAACTGAACCCAGCAACTCTTTCGATAACTTCAGACCCATCTGAAGCCGAAGTTTATGTCAATGGAGCTTATGGAGGGGTAACGCCGTTAACCCTAACCCTGGATCCGGGAACTTATCAGATAAAGCTCTCCAAGGAGGATTACGAGGACTACACAACCACAGTAACACTTAAGCCCGGTGAGAACAGGGAGCTCTCGGTGACTTTAACTCCTGCCTTTGGCCACTTGACGGTTTACTCCGACCCACCCGGAGCCGATGTTTATGTTGACGGGGCATTCGTTGGAGCAACACCGTTAGAGGATTATAAACTCTCAACAGGGCAACACGAGTTGAAGGTCGTTAAGGAAGGCTACGAAGAATACTCCACGAACATTACGATAACAGCCGGAAAAACTTTCTCCACAACATCACAACTAAAACCAATACCCACGACAACAACCACAACTTCCAAACCGATCCATACAACCACTACGACTACCACAACCCCTGCTCACACTTCAACTGCCACTGCACGAACCACTACCACCCCTCAAACAGTTTCATCTGAGGCCAGCAGCGTGCCCATGACAGATTCCAACCCAGAGCCAACAAACACCGAATCCACTGGCTCCATCTGTGGTCCGGGGGCCATCTTAAGTGCAGCAATACTGGCCCTAATGCTGAGAGGAAAGAAGTGA
- a CDS encoding translation initiation factor eIF-2B alpha/beta/delta subunit family protein (eIF-2BA; catalyzes the binding of GTP to IF2): MLPEGVRVILEELKAERIRGASYMARRGAEAYIVLADSLEGEELEMAIKELGKEMMAVNPTMASLYNLVRFIPSTGNPEIVRAKALEFIRLSREALREIGNIGSELVDDGDVIITHSFSSSVLEVLKTANAKGKRFKVILTESAPDYEGLALAGELERLDIPFEVITDAQIGLFAGKATFALVGADNVTRDGAVINKAGTYPLALACHESGVPFYVAAESFKIHPELESGKVHLVERRLKRNHFIVRNYVFDVTPWKFVRGVITELGILVPPKEL; the protein is encoded by the coding sequence ATGCTTCCGGAGGGCGTTCGGGTCATCCTGGAGGAGCTGAAGGCCGAGAGGATAAGGGGCGCTTCGTACATGGCGAGGCGAGGTGCGGAGGCCTACATCGTTCTGGCCGATTCTCTGGAGGGAGAGGAGCTTGAGATGGCCATCAAAGAGCTTGGGAAGGAAATGATGGCCGTCAACCCTACCATGGCCTCGCTCTACAACCTCGTCCGTTTCATCCCCTCAACGGGCAACCCAGAAATCGTGAGGGCGAAGGCGTTGGAGTTCATACGGCTGAGCAGGGAGGCTTTAAGGGAAATCGGAAACATAGGGAGCGAGTTGGTGGATGATGGCGACGTTATAATCACCCACTCCTTCTCCTCCTCAGTTCTTGAGGTTCTGAAAACAGCTAATGCCAAGGGGAAGCGTTTTAAAGTCATCCTCACGGAAAGCGCCCCAGACTATGAGGGGCTCGCCCTCGCGGGGGAGCTTGAGCGTCTTGATATTCCCTTCGAGGTCATAACGGACGCCCAGATCGGTCTTTTCGCGGGGAAGGCCACCTTCGCGCTCGTTGGGGCGGACAACGTGACGCGGGACGGGGCGGTAATAAACAAGGCCGGTACGTATCCCCTGGCCCTCGCGTGCCATGAGAGTGGCGTTCCCTTCTACGTGGCGGCCGAGAGCTTCAAGATACACCCCGAGCTGGAATCGGGGAAGGTGCATCTCGTGGAGCGCAGGCTCAAGAGAAACCACTTCATTGTGAGGAACTACGTCTTCGATGTAACGCCGTGGAAGTTCGTAAGGGGGGTAATAACCGAGCTCGGAATTCTGGTACCGCCGAAGGAGCTTTAG